From a region of the Theobroma cacao cultivar B97-61/B2 chromosome 8, Criollo_cocoa_genome_V2, whole genome shotgun sequence genome:
- the LOC18592266 gene encoding protein terminal ear1 — MSASSSPVKTSNSKPLNPSALSYEPQSMQPIAKPHYPQDKIYLPHQFHFERNQNEAPLHLPQPQVPVLQSVFLPVVLPDFCSRPSFGYYSSWCWENKEECLNLYNSEKQPYPRIKVFNSPNSIPYDGMNYGSERIVGNKKKGKCGSVPPSLKPRSEYPMHSPVWVPRKADDEKIGASSNVQGGGSPLCPLVPAEEQMKFDGKTSIMIKNVPNHFKRSDLQRMLDRFCQIENSKAQPVSNFCKSAYDFLYLPMDFGFHLNLGFAFVNFTSPDAASRFSSAFNHREWRYGDTRSKICEISVAKLQGKGALKEQFERSSFPCHTNDYLPVVFSPPRDGFTRSRPTIVGRRTHTSATSKGEKVMIMTRRKNRKA; from the exons ATGTCTGCTTCCTCTTCTCCAGTGAAAACCTCAAATTCTAAACCACTAAACCCATCAGCTTTAAGCTACGAGCCTCAATCCATGCAACCGATTGCGAAGCCCCATTATCCGCAAGATAAAATTTACCTGCCTCATCAGTTTCACTTTGAAAGGAACCAAAATGAAGCTCCCTTACATCTCCCTCAGCCTCAGGTACCAGTATTGCAATCGGTATTTTTACCCGTTGTGTTGCCTGACTTCTGTTCCCGTCCAAGCTTTGGATATTATTCTTCCTGGTGCTGGGAAAATAAGGAAGAGTGTTTGAACCTATATAACTCAGAGAAGCAGCCATATCCCCGGATTAAAGTTTTCAATAGCCCAAATTCTATTCCATATGATGGTATGAACTATGGGTCTGAGAGGATCGTTGGAAATAAGAAGAAAGGTAAATGTGGGTCTGTTCCTCCTAGCTTGAAGCCTCGGAGTGAGTATCCCATGCATAGCCCGGTTTGGGTCCCTAGAAAAGCAGATGATGAGAAGATCGGAGCCAGTTCTAATGTTCAAGGTGGTGGTTCTCCTTTATGTCCTCTTGTACCCGCTGAGGAACAGATGAAATTTGATGGAAAGACTTCTATCATGATCAAAAACGTTCCTAATCACTTCAA AAGGAGTGACTTGCAGCGCATGCTAGATCGTTTCTGTCAGATTGAAAATAGCAAAGCTCAGCCAGTGTCTAATTTCTGCAAATCAGCAtatgattttctctatctGCCCATGGACTTTgg GTTCCATTTGAATCTGGGATTTGCATTTGTGAATTTTACTAGTCCTGATGCTGCATCAAGGTTTTCTAGTGCCTTTAACCACCGAGAATGGAGGTATGGAGATACTAGGAGCAAAATCTGTGAAATTTCTGTCGCGAAGCTGCAG GGAAAAGGCGCTTTGAAGGAACAATTTGAGAGGTCAAGCTTTCCGTGTCATACAAATGATTACCTGCCCGTTGTTTTTTCTCCTCCACGGGATGGTTTCACCCGGTCGAGGCCAACCATTGTTGGCAGACGAACCCACACATCTGCTACTTCAAAGGGTGAAAAGGTCATGATCATGACCCGAAGGAAGAACAGGAAAGCTTGA
- the LOC18592264 gene encoding 30S ribosomal protein S13, chloroplastic, with the protein MAQTLAMPVAPSLSFICNKTSSLSLSNSVSLPLSNPPKYRSLSIECARVGGVEIPNNKRVEFSLQYIHGIGRSRARKILCDLKMENKITKDLSEEELITIRDEVSKYMIEGDLRRFNALNIRRLKEIQCYRGVRHIQGLPCRGQRTKNNTRTLKGKRVTVAGKKKAPR; encoded by the exons ATGGCGCAAACCCTGGCAATGCCCGTGGCACCCTCTCTCTCCTTCATATGCAACAAAACGagctctctttctctctctaactctGTTTCCCTTCCACTTTCGAACCCTCCGAAG TATCGTAGTCTAAGCATCGAATGCGCTCGTGTTGGAGGAGTGGAAATTCCAAACAACAAGAGAGTGGAATTCTCTCTTCAGTACATCCACGGAATCGGTCGTTCGAGGGCTCGTAAAATTCTCTGCGATCTCAAAATGGAGAACAAAATCACCAAAGATTTGTCTGAGGAAGAACTCATCACAATTCGTGATGAAGTCTCCAAGTATATGATTGAAGGCGACCTG AGGCGGTTCAATGCTCTTAATATAAGGCGACTGAAGGAGATTCAGTGTTACAGAGGGGTGCGCCATATTCAGGGCTTGCCTTGCAGAGGACAGCGCACCAAAAACAACACTCGGACTTTGAAGGGTAAGAGGGTTACTGTGGCTGGAAAGAAGAAAGCCCCTCGTTAA